A part of Candidatus Deferrimicrobium borealis genomic DNA contains:
- a CDS encoding acyl-CoA synthetase, which translates to MAKIPESYLPPPELRPKRIYSLDEFKNIPQKFNSTEILLDQTAAKYGDKVAIYFDEQRITYKQLQASVNRVANGLKKLGVEEGDRVLMRMPNIPPIIVCNFAIIKIGAVSLPTSVLFSRAEVAHVANVSEAKVIIVAAVMLGEVEAAKADLKFAKTIVVVGGDENEVRAKGYVPYADLMKNPDQCEAVKRDRMDVSVLLFTSGTTGLPKGTAHFMEESLIVADGFGKYCWEVTDKDVIGGPAPLAMAAGYSTVGVIPFRFGAAVSLIGKFDPVAMFKNIQNHKITIMTALPTAYRKMLVDINPKDYDYSSLRFCTGGGEALTAKTYLDWKEKFGLEIYEGLGTTEMMFVFISAAVTKKVKPGPIGTACPGYEVRVVNESFEQVKPGEVGKMIVRGPTGTIYWKDNEKQKSSVRDGWCLAGDVVTMDEDGYVQFLSREDDLIKSSGYRIGPEEIEEALVMHPSVADAGVVGVPDPVIGQKTKAFVALKPGVKPTEELKKELIEHCKGKIAVYKLPREIEFIDAMPRTAVGKLLRRILRQQEIDKAKK; encoded by the coding sequence ATGGCGAAGATACCCGAGAGCTACCTGCCGCCGCCCGAGCTGCGGCCCAAGCGGATCTACAGTCTCGACGAGTTCAAGAACATCCCGCAGAAGTTCAACTCCACCGAGATCCTCCTCGACCAGACGGCCGCGAAATACGGCGACAAGGTCGCGATCTACTTCGACGAGCAGCGGATCACCTACAAGCAGCTGCAGGCGAGCGTCAACCGCGTCGCCAACGGCCTGAAGAAGCTCGGCGTGGAGGAGGGCGACCGCGTCCTGATGCGGATGCCCAACATCCCGCCGATCATCGTGTGCAACTTCGCGATCATCAAGATCGGCGCCGTCTCCCTGCCGACCTCGGTCCTCTTCTCCCGGGCGGAAGTCGCGCACGTGGCGAACGTGTCGGAAGCGAAGGTGATCATCGTCGCCGCGGTGATGCTGGGCGAGGTGGAGGCCGCGAAGGCCGACCTGAAGTTCGCCAAGACGATCGTCGTGGTGGGCGGCGACGAGAACGAGGTCCGGGCGAAGGGGTACGTCCCGTACGCCGACCTGATGAAGAACCCCGACCAGTGCGAGGCGGTGAAGCGCGACCGGATGGACGTTTCCGTCCTGCTGTTCACCTCGGGGACGACGGGGCTGCCCAAGGGGACGGCCCACTTCATGGAAGAGTCGCTGATCGTCGCCGACGGGTTCGGGAAATATTGCTGGGAGGTGACCGACAAGGACGTGATCGGCGGCCCGGCCCCCCTCGCGATGGCGGCGGGGTACTCCACCGTGGGGGTCATCCCGTTCCGGTTCGGCGCGGCCGTCTCCCTCATCGGGAAGTTCGACCCGGTCGCGATGTTCAAGAACATCCAGAACCACAAGATCACGATCATGACGGCCCTGCCGACCGCGTACCGGAAGATGCTGGTCGACATCAACCCGAAGGACTACGACTACTCCTCCCTCCGGTTCTGCACCGGCGGCGGCGAGGCGCTCACCGCCAAGACGTACCTCGACTGGAAGGAGAAGTTCGGGCTGGAGATCTACGAGGGACTTGGCACCACCGAGATGATGTTCGTCTTCATCTCCGCGGCGGTCACGAAGAAGGTCAAGCCCGGCCCGATCGGGACGGCGTGCCCCGGCTACGAGGTGCGCGTGGTGAACGAGAGCTTCGAGCAGGTCAAGCCCGGCGAGGTCGGCAAGATGATCGTCCGCGGACCCACGGGGACGATCTACTGGAAGGACAACGAGAAGCAGAAGTCGTCGGTCCGCGACGGCTGGTGCCTGGCGGGCGACGTGGTCACGATGGACGAGGACGGGTACGTCCAGTTCCTCTCCCGCGAGGACGACCTGATCAAGTCGTCCGGCTACCGGATCGGACCCGAGGAGATCGAGGAGGCGCTGGTGATGCACCCGTCCGTCGCCGACGCCGGCGTGGTCGGCGTTCCCGACCCGGTCATCGGGCAGAAGACCAAGGCGTTCGTCGCGCTGAAGCCCGGCGTCAAGCCGACCGAGGAGCTGAAGAAGGAGCTCATCGAGCATTGCAAGGGGAAGATCGCCGTCTACAAGCTGCCGCGGGAGATCGAGTTCATCGACGCGATGCCGCGGACCGCGGTCGGAAAGCTCCTGCGGCGCATCCTGCGCCAGCAGGAGATCGACAAAGCGAAGAAGTAA
- a CDS encoding CoA transferase, with translation MAESWRTEKKRPKIKVLPWPAIPAPTVEEVYAGVDEKRKEYSLWVESAVRQEFNADKPESLNGIRVLDMTTNMIIGHWCSSHFSELGAEVIMVEPPGGDPLRKLTPFGREEYMFTSKDGEKCGARFLAEARNKLSVTLNVETDEGRNLLKAIIPQVDVLIENGAPGHYDKLGIGYRQLSEINPRLVYLWVGQRGQWGPLKDQPGAMDPVAQCSMGFAHGTGAPVSFGGTPTRSGWWLCDQVGGTFAAIGAMAALYAREKFLGHGQFVECTAAEGVIRIIDYNWGWNGMDGSVRPRYGNWDLAINIYAVNPCADGQIMVGGGHDRLWFRIWKAAGKAKPYLEQHICEDPKLRVVTDRLPHYQQVETYTTLVEWMKDCTRFQCETALQEEEVASGGVSFLDEVCEFPHYKYRGHVRLLDDGEYGQVLLGGSSFIGSKTPGRIKWIGRPVGKDNEDVYRGLAGLNRQQLASLKKGGVI, from the coding sequence ATGGCAGAATCTTGGCGCACGGAAAAGAAGCGGCCCAAAATCAAGGTCCTTCCCTGGCCCGCGATTCCTGCACCGACGGTGGAAGAGGTGTACGCCGGTGTGGACGAGAAGCGGAAGGAGTACTCCCTCTGGGTAGAGTCGGCCGTCCGGCAGGAGTTCAACGCCGACAAGCCCGAGTCGCTGAACGGAATCCGCGTTCTGGACATGACGACCAACATGATCATCGGACACTGGTGCTCCTCGCACTTCTCGGAGCTCGGCGCCGAGGTCATCATGGTCGAGCCGCCCGGCGGCGACCCGCTGCGGAAACTCACCCCCTTCGGCCGGGAGGAGTACATGTTCACCTCCAAGGACGGAGAGAAGTGCGGCGCCCGGTTCCTGGCCGAGGCCCGGAACAAGCTGTCCGTCACCCTCAACGTCGAGACCGACGAGGGCCGCAACCTGCTGAAAGCGATCATCCCGCAGGTCGACGTCCTCATCGAGAACGGCGCCCCGGGCCATTACGACAAGCTCGGGATCGGCTACCGTCAGCTCTCCGAGATCAACCCGCGGCTGGTCTACCTGTGGGTCGGCCAGCGCGGCCAGTGGGGCCCCCTGAAGGATCAGCCCGGCGCGATGGACCCGGTTGCCCAGTGCTCCATGGGCTTCGCCCACGGCACCGGCGCCCCCGTGTCGTTCGGCGGCACCCCGACCCGTTCGGGGTGGTGGCTGTGCGACCAGGTCGGCGGCACCTTCGCGGCGATCGGCGCGATGGCGGCCCTCTACGCCCGGGAGAAGTTCCTCGGGCACGGGCAGTTCGTCGAGTGCACCGCGGCGGAAGGCGTCATCCGGATCATCGACTACAACTGGGGATGGAACGGGATGGACGGCTCGGTCCGGCCCCGCTACGGGAACTGGGACCTCGCCATCAACATCTACGCGGTCAACCCGTGCGCGGACGGCCAGATCATGGTGGGCGGCGGGCACGACCGGCTCTGGTTCCGCATCTGGAAGGCCGCCGGGAAGGCGAAGCCGTACCTCGAGCAGCACATCTGCGAGGACCCGAAGCTCCGGGTCGTCACCGACCGGCTTCCGCACTACCAGCAGGTCGAGACGTACACCACCCTGGTCGAGTGGATGAAGGACTGCACCCGGTTCCAGTGCGAGACGGCGCTGCAGGAAGAGGAAGTCGCCTCGGGCGGCGTGTCGTTCCTCGACGAGGTGTGCGAGTTCCCGCACTACAAGTACCGCGGTCACGTGCGGTTGCTCGATGACGGCGAATACGGCCAGGTGCTCCTCGGAGGCTCCAGCTTCATCGGCTCCAAGACCCCGGGCCGGATCAAGTGGATCGGCCGGCCGGTCGGCAAGGACAACGAGGATGTCTACCGCGGCCTCGCGGGCCTGAACCGGCAACAGTTGGCGAGCCTGAAGAAGGGAGGTGTCATCTAA
- a CDS encoding acyl-CoA thioesterase, with the protein MAPSLSHTIEIRVRFGETDPYGVAYFAAIVDYFKRGMDEFLRSRGLSPDLAYRNRKRNYGFPVVATTCRYRAPVRFDDLLMLRTRVVRVEGSGATFGFSLFRTEAGKDILAAEGRITCRSIDASWTSIPLPAELKTILSAR; encoded by the coding sequence ATGGCGCCTTCCCTCTCGCACACGATCGAGATCCGCGTCCGGTTCGGCGAGACCGACCCGTACGGCGTGGCGTACTTCGCCGCGATCGTCGACTACTTCAAGCGCGGGATGGACGAGTTCCTCCGGTCCCGCGGGCTCTCCCCCGACCTCGCGTACCGGAACCGGAAGCGGAACTACGGGTTTCCCGTCGTGGCGACCACCTGCCGCTACCGGGCCCCGGTCCGGTTCGACGACCTTCTGATGCTGCGCACCCGCGTCGTGCGGGTGGAAGGAAGCGGCGCCACCTTCGGCTTTTCCCTCTTCCGCACGGAAGCGGGGAAGGATATCCTCGCCGCCGAGGGGCGGATCACCTGCCGCTCCATCGACGCCTCCTGGACGTCGATCCCCCTGCCGGCGGAGCTTAAAACCATCTTATCCGCCCGCTGA
- a CDS encoding CoA transferase, producing the protein MVDKALKDMTFEDFCRSVFNTKDTFHKPEVLKGIRALSTTQYILGPSCAAYLAELGAEVIKVELPKRGEPMRHTTPFNEPFLYPLSRWMPEKGTGLGFFGANPNELFLSLDFHKPEAIQIMKRLAAKSDVGCENYRAGTFDRWGIGYRQFKDLNPRMVYQWMGGFGGWGPGRNRASYDILGQAQGGCFSITGWPKEYGGMPSKQTIWIMDYWGGAISAFNIIACLYWRDNVSGQGNFLEYSQVHGAQRHLTDFIALYGKTGIVAQRFGNWEPLLCVHGILKCGKSSYPNSKNPQEQEVGFCFVSAFKDEDFKKLCGVVGNAELAKKYPTHADRVGSIAQTEIYPALEKFAADKTKEEVWKAFTGAGLVSQPVWNSNEAANQEHWHLRGSMAWIDDPTFGDVQTQGVAYRLSETPGRIKHVFKPVGADNEHVLANLCGFTGGQIAELEKKEII; encoded by the coding sequence ATGGTCGACAAGGCCTTGAAGGACATGACGTTCGAGGATTTCTGCCGTAGCGTCTTCAATACGAAGGACACGTTCCACAAGCCCGAGGTCCTCAAGGGGATCCGGGCCCTCTCCACCACCCAGTACATCCTCGGCCCCTCCTGCGCGGCGTATCTGGCCGAGCTGGGCGCCGAGGTGATCAAGGTCGAGCTGCCGAAGCGGGGCGAGCCGATGCGGCACACCACCCCGTTCAACGAGCCGTTCCTCTACCCCCTCTCCCGGTGGATGCCGGAAAAGGGGACGGGGCTGGGCTTCTTCGGCGCGAACCCGAACGAGCTCTTCCTGTCGCTGGACTTCCACAAGCCGGAGGCGATCCAGATCATGAAGCGCCTCGCCGCCAAGTCCGACGTGGGGTGCGAGAACTACCGGGCGGGGACGTTCGACCGGTGGGGGATCGGGTACCGGCAGTTCAAGGACCTCAACCCCCGGATGGTCTACCAGTGGATGGGCGGCTTCGGCGGCTGGGGCCCGGGGCGCAACCGCGCCTCGTACGACATCCTCGGCCAGGCGCAGGGCGGCTGCTTCTCCATCACCGGGTGGCCGAAGGAGTACGGCGGGATGCCGTCCAAGCAGACCATCTGGATCATGGACTACTGGGGCGGCGCGATCTCCGCGTTCAACATCATCGCCTGCCTCTACTGGCGCGACAACGTGTCGGGCCAGGGGAACTTCCTCGAGTACTCCCAGGTGCACGGCGCCCAGCGGCACCTGACCGACTTCATCGCCCTCTACGGCAAAACCGGCATCGTTGCGCAGCGGTTCGGGAACTGGGAGCCGCTGCTGTGCGTCCACGGGATCCTCAAGTGCGGGAAGTCGTCGTACCCGAACTCGAAGAACCCGCAGGAACAGGAAGTCGGCTTCTGCTTCGTCTCCGCGTTCAAGGACGAGGACTTCAAGAAGCTGTGCGGCGTCGTCGGGAATGCCGAGCTCGCCAAGAAGTACCCGACCCACGCGGACCGCGTCGGTTCCATCGCCCAGACGGAGATCTACCCCGCGCTGGAGAAGTTCGCCGCCGACAAGACCAAGGAAGAGGTCTGGAAGGCGTTCACGGGCGCCGGCCTGGTCTCCCAGCCGGTGTGGAACTCCAACGAGGCGGCCAACCAGGAGCACTGGCACCTCCGGGGCTCGATGGCATGGATCGACGACCCGACCTTCGGCGACGTCCAGACCCAGGGCGTCGCGTACCGGCTGTCCGAGACGCCGGGCCGCATCAAGCACGTCTTCAAGCCGGTCGGCGCGGACAACGAGCACGTCCTGGCCAACCTGTGCGGTTTCACGGGCGGCCAGATCGCCGAGCTCGAGAAGAAAGAGATCATCTAA
- a CDS encoding NADH-quinone oxidoreductase subunit A, with protein sequence MLVEYATVLVFIVLGAVTVALMLGLQRWFAPRAPSAVKLSTYECGEVPYGSSWVQFNIRFYVVALIFIIFDVEVALLYPWAVVFQRLGFLAFVEAFIFIVILLAGLAYLWKEGDLEWVRTLQDTPAKKGAK encoded by the coding sequence ATGCTGGTCGAATACGCAACGGTCCTCGTGTTCATCGTGCTGGGGGCGGTCACCGTCGCCCTCATGCTCGGGCTCCAGCGCTGGTTCGCCCCGAGGGCTCCCTCGGCGGTGAAGCTCTCCACCTACGAGTGCGGGGAGGTGCCGTACGGTTCCTCGTGGGTGCAGTTCAACATCCGTTTCTACGTGGTGGCGCTCATCTTCATCATCTTCGACGTCGAAGTGGCGCTCCTGTATCCCTGGGCCGTGGTCTTCCAGCGGCTGGGCTTCCTCGCCTTCGTCGAAGCGTTCATCTTCATCGTGATTCTGCTCGCCGGGCTGGCGTACCTGTGGAAGGAGGGGGACCTCGAGTGGGTCCGCACCCTGCAGGACACCCCGGCGAAGAAGGGTGCGAAATGA
- a CDS encoding NADH-quinone oxidoreductase subunit D produces the protein MTARTDALPTQEMTINMGPQHPSTHGVLRVILTTDGEVVTRAVPDVGYLHRGLEKIGERVTYAQYMPFTDRLDYLAAMNCNCAWAWTVEKLAKIEVPERAEYLRVIVCELNRISSHLIAFGSYTADMGAFTPFLYAIREREQVNDLFEMICGNRLTYNYARVGGVSGDAPPGFLEKTVEFLDYFEPKLDEYNNLISYNKIFVHRLANVAVIPAEEAIAYGLTGPNLRGSGVPFDLRKDEPYSVYPKFDFKVCVGTGERGTVGDCFDRYMVRINEMRESIKIVRQAVAQIPDGPVLAKVPRVFKPPVGETYFRSECPRGETGIYLISDGTVNPYRLKIRAGSFVTMNIFEKVTKGLMIADIVAVIGSFDIILPEIDR, from the coding sequence ATGACGGCCCGGACCGACGCGCTCCCCACGCAGGAGATGACGATCAACATGGGGCCGCAGCACCCGAGCACCCACGGGGTGCTCCGGGTGATCCTCACCACCGACGGCGAGGTGGTGACCCGCGCGGTGCCCGACGTCGGCTACCTGCACCGCGGGCTCGAGAAGATCGGCGAGCGCGTCACCTACGCCCAGTACATGCCGTTCACCGATCGTCTCGACTACCTGGCGGCGATGAACTGCAACTGCGCGTGGGCGTGGACCGTCGAGAAGCTGGCGAAGATCGAGGTCCCCGAGCGCGCCGAGTACCTGCGCGTCATCGTCTGCGAGCTGAACCGCATCTCCTCCCACCTGATCGCGTTCGGGTCGTACACCGCGGACATGGGGGCGTTCACCCCGTTCCTGTACGCCATCCGGGAGCGGGAGCAGGTCAACGACCTGTTCGAGATGATCTGCGGGAACCGGCTGACGTACAACTACGCCCGCGTCGGCGGCGTCTCGGGCGACGCCCCTCCGGGCTTTCTCGAGAAGACGGTGGAGTTCCTCGACTACTTCGAGCCGAAGCTCGACGAGTACAACAACCTCATCTCCTACAACAAGATCTTCGTCCACCGGCTGGCGAACGTCGCCGTGATCCCCGCGGAGGAGGCGATCGCCTACGGGCTGACGGGCCCCAACCTGCGCGGCTCCGGCGTCCCCTTCGACCTGCGGAAGGACGAGCCGTACTCGGTCTACCCGAAGTTCGATTTCAAGGTCTGCGTCGGCACCGGGGAGCGCGGCACGGTCGGCGACTGCTTCGACCGGTACATGGTGCGGATCAACGAGATGCGCGAGAGCATCAAGATCGTCCGGCAGGCGGTCGCGCAGATCCCCGACGGACCGGTGCTGGCGAAGGTCCCCCGCGTCTTCAAGCCGCCGGTCGGCGAGACGTACTTCCGTTCCGAGTGCCCGCGCGGGGAGACGGGGATCTACCTGATCAGCGACGGCACGGTGAACCCCTACCGCCTGAAGATCCGCGCCGGCTCCTTCGTGACGATGAACAT
- a CDS encoding U32 family peptidase, whose amino-acid sequence MVQAFPSSPILLAPAGSLPAVEAALSAGADAVYVGVRSLSRGGRTGLSPEAVGAAVSACRRAGARLHAAINAIPSSGELPAFLASLHRLRDAGVDEVILNDPGVIALVRREIPRWPICASVGLSVLNLEDARAYRDLGVDAVVLPSAVRPEEIPFIKKASGLRIEVFAHCRPEFLLHGKCGLTGYVVEGDGGGTASAKRGGSCRLVCRNLPVPAAPHSLEDELPVWIAAGADVFKIEGRELSPQAVAALVTRFRRKMDAACAASAGG is encoded by the coding sequence ATGGTACAGGCATTCCCCTCATCGCCGATCCTCCTCGCGCCGGCGGGGTCCCTCCCCGCGGTCGAGGCGGCGCTGTCGGCGGGGGCCGACGCCGTCTACGTCGGGGTACGATCCCTCTCCCGGGGGGGCAGGACGGGACTCTCCCCGGAGGCGGTCGGTGCGGCGGTTTCCGCATGCCGGCGGGCGGGGGCGCGGCTTCACGCCGCGATCAACGCCATCCCGTCGTCCGGCGAACTCCCCGCCTTCCTGGCGTCCCTCCATCGACTCCGGGACGCAGGGGTGGACGAGGTGATCCTGAACGATCCGGGGGTGATCGCCCTCGTGCGGCGGGAGATCCCCCGCTGGCCGATCTGCGCCTCCGTCGGGCTCTCCGTCCTCAACCTCGAGGATGCCCGGGCGTACCGGGACCTGGGGGTCGACGCCGTCGTCCTTCCCTCGGCGGTCCGGCCCGAGGAGATTCCTTTCATCAAGAAGGCGTCGGGGCTACGGATCGAGGTCTTCGCCCACTGCCGCCCGGAGTTCCTCCTCCACGGCAAGTGCGGGTTGACCGGATACGTCGTCGAGGGGGACGGGGGCGGGACGGCCTCCGCGAAACGGGGAGGGAGCTGCCGCCTCGTCTGCCGGAACCTGCCGGTCCCGGCGGCGCCCCACTCCCTCGAGGACGAACTGCCGGTCTGGATCGCCGCGGGGGCGGACGTCTTCAAGATCGAGGGGAGGGAGCTTTCCCCGCAGGCGGTGGCGGCGCTGGTCACCCGCTTCCGGAGGAAGATGGACGCTGCCTGCGCCGCCTCAGCGGGCGGATAA
- the hemL gene encoding glutamate-1-semialdehyde 2,1-aminomutase — protein sequence MTTNTSSKLFALAKTMIPGGVNSPVRAFGSVGGTPLFIESAKGSAVRDVDGNTFIDYVGSWGPMILGHAPPAVVSAIRKAAGRGTSYGAPTPGEVGLAHLIRKAFPSVEKVRLVSSGTEAAMSAMRLARGYTGRDKIIKFEGGYHGHADSMLVKAGSGVLTFGQPDSPGVPAALAKLTLTAAFNDIASVRALFAKNRGQVAAVFVEPIPGNMGVVPPEPGFLSELRALAKRHGALLVFDEVISGFRVAFGGAQELFGVVPDLTILGKIIGGGLPVGAFGGRKEIMDALSPVGPVYQAGTLSGNPLAVAAGIAALTELSRKGAYKELNAKADYLAEGMAKAIKASGVPTWTNRVGSMGTTFFQKGPVTDYASAKRSDTKRYAAWFHGMLSRGVYIAPSQFEAGFVSLAHTKRDLDRTIAAAKSVLATL from the coding sequence CTGACGACGAACACCTCGAGCAAGCTGTTCGCCCTTGCGAAAACGATGATCCCGGGCGGCGTCAACTCCCCCGTCCGCGCGTTCGGGTCCGTCGGGGGAACCCCCCTGTTCATCGAGAGCGCGAAGGGCTCCGCCGTCCGCGACGTGGACGGGAACACCTTCATCGACTACGTCGGGTCGTGGGGGCCGATGATCCTCGGCCACGCTCCTCCCGCCGTCGTCTCCGCCATCCGGAAAGCCGCCGGGCGGGGAACGAGCTACGGGGCTCCCACGCCGGGCGAGGTCGGTCTGGCGCACCTGATCCGCAAGGCGTTCCCCTCCGTCGAGAAGGTCCGCCTCGTCTCCTCCGGGACCGAGGCGGCGATGAGCGCGATGCGGCTGGCGCGGGGGTACACGGGGCGGGACAAGATCATCAAGTTCGAAGGCGGGTACCACGGCCACGCCGACTCGATGCTGGTGAAAGCCGGCTCGGGGGTCCTCACGTTCGGCCAGCCCGACTCCCCCGGCGTCCCGGCGGCGCTGGCGAAGCTCACCTTGACCGCCGCCTTCAACGACATCGCCTCCGTGCGGGCGCTCTTCGCGAAGAACCGGGGGCAGGTCGCGGCGGTCTTCGTGGAGCCGATCCCCGGCAACATGGGAGTGGTCCCCCCCGAACCCGGGTTCCTTTCGGAGCTGCGGGCGCTTGCGAAGAGGCACGGGGCGCTCCTCGTCTTCGACGAGGTGATCTCCGGGTTCCGCGTCGCGTTCGGCGGCGCGCAGGAACTGTTCGGCGTCGTCCCCGACCTGACGATCCTCGGAAAGATCATCGGCGGCGGCCTCCCGGTGGGGGCCTTCGGCGGGCGGAAGGAGATCATGGACGCCCTCTCGCCGGTCGGCCCGGTCTACCAGGCGGGGACCCTTTCCGGGAATCCGCTCGCCGTGGCGGCGGGGATCGCCGCGCTCACGGAACTTTCCCGCAAGGGTGCCTACAAGGAACTGAACGCCAAGGCGGATTACCTCGCGGAGGGGATGGCGAAGGCGATCAAAGCCTCCGGCGTCCCGACCTGGACGAACCGCGTGGGATCGATGGGGACGACCTTCTTTCAGAAGGGCCCGGTGACGGACTACGCCTCGGCGAAGCGGAGCGACACGAAACGGTACGCGGCCTGGTTCCACGGGATGCTCTCCCGCGGGGTCTACATCGCGCCGTCCCAGTTCGAGGCGGGGTTCGTCTCCCTTGCGCACACGAAGCGGGACCTCGACCGGACGATCGCCGCCGCCAAATCCGTCCTGGCCACGCTGTGA
- a CDS encoding AI-2E family transporter, with the protein MTPPQGTGQDFSSDAAGTSVEEPKAAKEERQPGPDLNLIRAGATIIAILGLLALLHFAASVFITLFSAMMLAFALEPLVHLLCVRTRLRRHHASGIVVFLFVAMLYGLFYATYLRAESFIAEIPAIAEKIRDAPIVKSLTTRAEELNRVAAEAGRRIAPPAASARPKAATQVVQDVETFTGALLHELGSLGGVLFSLGFIPFLVYFILADREPLTRRTRELFPERHRTTVGVILLDIEQMMRKFLLGNAVIALILSTATVLVFLLVGLPYPVVLGILSGTLSIVPYLGLPLALLPGGVVGLVFFESGGPFLALIASVTVFHLVAANYLTPKLVGGGVRVRLNAPRRLACFLRIPVGTGLGSRSWHV; encoded by the coding sequence ATGACACCACCACAAGGAACGGGACAGGATTTCTCCTCCGATGCCGCCGGGACTTCGGTTGAGGAACCGAAGGCGGCGAAGGAGGAGCGGCAGCCCGGGCCGGACCTGAATCTCATCCGGGCGGGCGCGACCATCATCGCGATCCTCGGCCTCCTCGCGCTCCTGCACTTCGCCGCTTCCGTCTTCATCACCCTGTTCTCCGCCATGATGCTGGCCTTCGCCCTCGAACCGCTCGTCCACCTGCTCTGCGTGCGGACCCGCTTGCGGCGCCATCACGCAAGCGGCATCGTGGTCTTCCTGTTCGTCGCGATGCTCTACGGGCTTTTCTACGCCACGTACCTGCGCGCGGAAAGCTTCATCGCGGAGATCCCCGCGATCGCCGAAAAGATCCGCGACGCGCCGATCGTCAAGAGCCTCACGACCAGGGCCGAGGAGCTGAACCGCGTCGCCGCCGAGGCGGGCCGGCGCATCGCTCCTCCGGCGGCCTCCGCGCGCCCGAAAGCCGCCACTCAGGTCGTGCAGGACGTGGAAACGTTCACTGGGGCACTGCTCCATGAGCTCGGGTCCCTGGGCGGTGTCCTCTTCTCTCTCGGCTTCATTCCCTTCCTCGTCTACTTCATCCTCGCGGACCGGGAGCCGCTCACCCGGCGGACGCGGGAGCTCTTCCCGGAAAGACACCGCACGACGGTGGGGGTGATCCTCCTCGACATCGAGCAGATGATGCGGAAGTTCCTCCTCGGGAACGCCGTGATCGCCCTCATCCTCTCCACGGCGACCGTTCTGGTCTTCCTGCTCGTGGGGCTTCCGTACCCCGTCGTTCTCGGGATCCTGAGCGGGACGCTCAGCATCGTCCCGTACCTCGGCCTGCCGCTCGCGCTGCTTCCCGGCGGCGTCGTCGGCCTCGTCTTCTTCGAGTCGGGGGGACCCTTCCTGGCCCTGATCGCCTCGGTGACCGTATTCCACCTCGTGGCGGCGAACTACCTCACTCCGAAGCTGGTGGGCGGAGGAGTGCGAGTGCGGCTGAACGCGCCTCGACGGTTGGCCTGCTTTCTTCGGATTCCTGTGGGGACGGGCCTGGGATCCCGATCCTGGCACGTCTGA
- a CDS encoding NADH-quinone oxidoreductase subunit B: MVGNADLFVNWARKSSLWYLLFATACCGIELMQAGASRYDMDRFGAVFRATPRQSDLMLVAGTITHKMAERVKRLYDQMPEPKYVIAMGSCANTGGPFYKDSYCVVKGVDLIIPVDVYIPGCPPRPEALIDGIMKLQKIIMQRKNYGAKA; the protein is encoded by the coding sequence ATGGTGGGAAACGCGGACCTGTTCGTCAACTGGGCGCGCAAGTCCTCGCTCTGGTACCTCCTGTTCGCCACGGCGTGCTGCGGCATCGAGCTGATGCAGGCGGGCGCCTCGCGGTACGACATGGACCGGTTCGGCGCCGTCTTCCGCGCCACCCCCCGGCAGTCGGACCTGATGCTGGTGGCCGGCACGATCACCCACAAGATGGCGGAGCGGGTGAAGCGCCTCTACGACCAGATGCCCGAGCCGAAGTACGTGATCGCCATGGGGTCGTGCGCCAACACCGGCGGCCCGTTCTACAAGGACTCGTACTGCGTGGTGAAGGGCGTGGACCTGATCATCCCGGTGGACGTCTACATCCCCGGCTGTCCCCCGCGCCCCGAGGCGCTGATCGACGGGATCATGAAGCTGCAGAAGATCATCATGCAGCGGAAAAATTACGGCGCCAAGGCGTAA
- a CDS encoding NADH-quinone oxidoreductase subunit C: MEAQAIFDTLQGKFGDAVVELQGEGFSPAFVVVAPAAVKEVSRFLKEDPNLSFDVLMCLSGVDYKEKYAVAYHLHSLKHRHAIGMKVFLPRETPSLPTVDDVWPAANFQEREVFDLFGIAFEGSKDLRRILLPEDWEGHPLRKDYKYPDFYHGIKI; this comes from the coding sequence TTGGAAGCCCAGGCGATTTTCGACACCTTGCAGGGGAAGTTCGGCGACGCCGTCGTCGAACTGCAGGGGGAGGGGTTTTCCCCCGCCTTCGTGGTCGTCGCCCCCGCGGCGGTGAAGGAGGTCTCCCGGTTCCTCAAGGAGGACCCGAACCTCTCCTTCGACGTCCTCATGTGCCTGTCCGGGGTGGACTACAAGGAGAAGTACGCCGTCGCGTACCACCTCCACTCCCTGAAGCACCGTCACGCGATCGGCATGAAGGTGTTCCTGCCCCGGGAGACTCCGTCTCTTCCGACGGTCGACGACGTCTGGCCCGCCGCGAACTTCCAGGAGCGGGAGGTGTTCGACCTGTTCGGGATCGCCTTCGAGGGGTCGAAAGACCTCCGCCGCATCCTCCTCCCGGAGGACTGGGAGGGGCACCCGCTGCGGAAGGATTACAAGTACCCCGACTTCTACCACGGGATCAAGATATGA